A part of Macaca mulatta isolate MMU2019108-1 chromosome 12, T2T-MMU8v2.0, whole genome shotgun sequence genomic DNA contains:
- the XIRP2 gene encoding xin actin-binding repeat-containing protein 2 isoform X3: protein MMEESEMCTVPGGLAKVKKQFEDEITSSRNTFAQYQYQHQNRSEQEAIHSSQVGTSKSSQELARNEQEGSKVQKIDVHGTEMVSHLEKHTKEINQASQFHQYVQETVIDTPEDEEIPKVSTKLLKEQFEKSAQEKILYSDKEMTTPAKQIKIESECEETLKPSSVVSTSSTSCISTSQRKETSTTRYSDHSVTSSTLAQINATSSGMTEEFPPPPPDVLQTSVDVTAFSQSPELPSPPRRLPVPKDVYSKQRNLYELNRLYKHIHPELRKNLEKDYISEVSEIVSSQMNSGSSVSADVQQARYVFENTNDSSQKDLNSEREYLEWDEILKGEVQSIRWIFENQPLDSINNGSPDEGDISRGVADQEIIAGGDVKYTTWMFETQPIDTLGAHSSDTVENAEKIPELARGDVCTARWMFETRPLDSMNKMHQSQEESAVTISKDITGGNVKTVRYMFETQHLDQLGQLHSVDEVHLLQLRSELKEIKGNVKRSIKCFETQPLYVIRDGSGQMLEIKTVHREDVEKGDVRTARWMFETQPLDTINKDITEIKIVRGISMEENVKGGVSKAKWLFETQPLEKIKESEEVIIEKETIIGTDVSRKCWMFETQPLDILKEVPDADPLQHEEIIGGDVQTTKHLFETLPIEALKDSPDIGKLQKITASQEEKGDVRHQKWIFETQPLEDIRKDKKEYTRTVKLEEVDRGDVKNYTHIFESNNLIKFDASHKIEVEGVTRGAVELNKSLFETTPLYAIQDPLGKYHQVKTVQQEEIIRGDVRSCRWLFETRPIDQFDESIHKFQIIRGISAQEIQTGNVKSAKWLFETQPLDSIKYFSDVEETESKTEQARDIIKGDVKTCKWLFETQPMESLYEKVSLMTSSEEIHKGDVKTCTWLFETQPLDAIKDDSETKVKLQTVKQEEIQGGDVRTTCFLFETENLDSIQGEEVKEIKPVEMDIQAGDVSSMRYKFENQSLDSISSSSEEVLKKIKTLKTEDIQKGNVLNCRWLFENQPIDKIKESQEGDECVKTVTDIQGGDVRKGCFIFETFSLDEIKEESDYISTKKTITEEVMQGDVKSYRMLFETQPLYAIQDREGSYHEVTTVKKEEVIHGDVRGTRWLFETKPLDSINKSETVYVIKAVTQEDIQKGDVSSVRYRFETQPLDQISEESHNIVPTVDHIQGGNVKTSKQFFESENFDKNNYIRTVSVNEIQKGNVKTSTWLFETHTIDELRGEGLEYENIKTVTQEDVQKGDVKQAVWLFENQTFDSIMEAHNGVTKVTKEEIPPSDVKTTTWLFETTPLHEFNENRIEKIEIIGKSIKKTLEDLYSQKVIQAPGIIIEADEVGDVRMAKYKLMNQASPEIQKEEIIRADLRNIMVNLLSKRDYTKREILVSEEEKGNVNLTKTQLLNKSTEFHAEKEEIVKGDVQHAIKNLFSEERSVKKGILIQEDERGDINMTIYCLLHENDGDTIEREEVIGGDVRRTIHNLLSSTSNNKISERAKIDASERGNVQFFTTCIEAGALDYLKQLHTESNETLTAKKQEGEKEIIGGDVEGTKLLLKKRQSLVERTVSETDIIPGDVHNTVKVFMTEPQSTLGKIPKEEIIKGDLASTLNSLSQAVNQKTVTKTEEIIKGDMLATLKSLKESTRRWKESKQPDAIPGDIEKAIECLEKATNTRTEILKKELLKDDLETSLRSLKEAQRSFKEVDKEGVIKKDAHVVMAGSSGEQKTDIHQVAVQRNKNSLQPKSGPFEPAAEWQGGADTLSQTMGKSCHGNLAEERTEVNLPKAPKGSVKIVIDREQNNDALEKSLRRLSNSHHKSIKNVLESGDKMGVWTDITGEQHLRDEYMSRQLTSTVSVKNNLKTKESDREVRELKKDDDFNSVQSADKTVGKQQTYERRNDHQKTEAFHIKSPKKTENIKILTDTQNSKPSPTQHPVSMPVGGTYKISGDFQKQTLLKQETKYSNKNIKQKNINFQPMWQPLPVEQDTTSVTEVKVSEKNHNTFKTTNKKQETDVHWKSQDFLMKTNTSTDLKTAMERSLSPINFNPENNVKESECPLPPPSPPPPPPSNASSEIEFPLPPPPPLMMFPEKNGFLPSLSTEKIKAEFESFPGLPLPPPPVDEKSERESPSMFLPPPPPPTPSQNPAHLLSSSAPEKHSGAFMQQYSQKEASNSQNSQAKIITGKSGVLPPPTLPKPKLPKHIKDNKNHFSPKVELTNSLSDMECKITTSKDQKKVMMMTSSEHIETKQNVISKSLDERKQLFVDSANCLSHTVPGTSAPKKKQIAPLIKSHSFPESSGQQSPKPYMRKFKTPLMIAEEKYRQQKEELEKQKQESSYYNIVKTESQNQHISEVEKEMPLRKTNEEVSVSGIDSERTVVQPNPGSQSNAQVLGVCSDNQLSTTSPVTVTAKRLHHVLAASEDKDKMKKEVLQSARDIMQSKSACEIKQSHQECSTQQTQQNQYLEQLHLPQSKPISPNFKVKTIKLPTLDHTLNETDHSYESHKQQSEVDVQTFAKQQYLETKKTEASTECSHKQSLAERHYQLPKKEKRVTIKLPTESIQKNHEDKLQIVPGKQEEFAGSDRGKLPGSEEKNKGPSMISRKEERLITERKQEVLKNKSAPKVVKQKVIDAHLDSQTQNFQQTQIQTSESKAEHKKWPQPYNSLQEEKCLQVKGIQQKQVFSNTKDSKQEITQNKSFFSAVKESQQDDGKCAVNIVEFLRKREELQQILSRVKQFEAEPNKSGLKTFQTLLNTIPGWLISEEKREYAVHIAMENNLEKVKEEITHIKTQAEDMLVSYENIIQTAMMSSKTGKSGNKPTSLDEASSKVSNVHVSNNKNSEQKENKIAKEKTGQHQVAAHREAAVHSHVKTHQEIKLDESNIPPPSLKTRPPSPTFITIESTVRRTETPTKDELSQSPKKDSYVEPPPRRPMSQTSEIHRANTSPSPPRSRSEQLVRLKDTTAKLSKGAIPCPAVTPVPIVEKRSEIIMSPATLRRQIKIETRGRDSPPTITIPVNIHHTPSGSSRESMEAQEEIRKVEKRATYVHNAGLNSTDPIVPDTESYDAVEIIRKVEVPPRRSEHTQRYEAANRTVQMAENFVNDRENEINRWFREFEHGPVSEAKSNRRVYANGETNHNIQQESHTFCQEEFGLTSLGNTSFTDFSCKHPRELQEKIPVKQPRICSETRSLSEHFSGMDAFESQIVESKMKTSSSHSSEAGKSGCDFKHAPPTYEDVIAGHILDISDSPKEVRKNFQKTWQESGRVFKSLGYATSDSSATEMRTAFQEESAFISETAAPRQGNMYTLSKDSLSNGVPSGRQAEFS, encoded by the exons GAGGCAATTCATAGCAGCCAGGTTGGCACTTCAAAAAGCAGCCAGGAATTGGCAAGAAATGAACAAGAAGGGTCCAAAGTACAGAAAATTGATGTTCATGGAACAGAAATG GTCTCTCATCTTGAAAAGCACACCAAGGAAATAAACCAAGCATCTCAGTTTCATCAATATGTTCAGGAAACAG TCATTGATACACCTGAGGATGAAGAAATTCCAAAGGTTTCGACTAAGTTGTTAAAAGAGCAGTTTGAAAAGTCTGCCCAGGAAAAGATCCTTTACTCTGACAAAGAGATGACAACCCCAGCAAAGCAGATTAAG ATTGAAAGTGAATGTGAAGAGACTTTAAAGCCATCATCAGTTGTGAGTACCTCTTCCACTTCTTGCATTTCAACCAGCCAGAGGAAGGAAACATCAACCACAAGATATAGTGATCACAGTGTCACTTCCTCAACTCTGGCACAAATTAATGCTACTTCTTCAGGAATGACAGAAGAATTTCCTCCTCCCCCACCTGATGTACTTCAAACTTCAGTAGATGTGACAGCATTTTCCCAGTCCCCTGAACTACCCAGTCCTCCTAGAAGACTACCAGTCCCCAAAGATGTATATTCCAAGCAAAGAAATTTGTATGAATTAAACCGTTTATATAAACACATCCATCCTGAGTTAAGAAAAAACTTAGAAAAAGATTATATCAGTGAGGTTTCTGAGATTGTTTCTAGTCAAATGAACTCAGGGAGTTCAGTCTCAGCAGATGTGCAACAAGCCCGTTATGTTTTTGAAAACACAAATGACAGTTCTCAAAAAGATCTGAACTCAGAAAGAGAATACTTGGAATGGGATGAAATTCTGAAGGGAGAGGTGCAGTCCATTAGATGGATCTTCGAGAATCAACCATTGGATTCCATTAACAATGGCTCTCCTGATGAAGGTGACATTTCCAGGGGTGTTGCTGATCAAGAAATCATTGCTGGTGGTGATGTGAAATATACTACATGGATGTTTGAAACCCAACCCATTGACACACTTGGGGCTCATTCTTCTGACACTgtagaaaatgcagagaaaattCCTGAGCTAGCCAGAGGAGATGTCTGCACAGCTCGGTGGATGTTTGAAACAAGGCCATTGGACTCAATGAATAAAATGCATCAAAGTCAAGAAGAATCAGCGGTAACTATCAGTAAGGACATAACTGGGGGGAATGTCAAGACTGTGAGATACATGTTTGAAACTCAACATCTAGATCAACTTGGACAGCTTCATTCAGTGGATGAGGTTCACTTACTGCAGCTTAGGTCTGAGCTCAAAGAAATTAAGGGAAATGTTAAGAGAAGTATAAAATGTTTTGAGACTCAACCATTATATGTTATTAGAGATGGTTCGGGTCAAATGCTGGAAATTAAAACTGTTCACAGGGAAGATGTTGAAAAGGGAGATGTAAGAACAGCACGGTGGATGTTTGAAACACAGCCGTTGGACACaattaacaaagatattacagaaattaaaattgtCCGAGGAATATCTATGGAAGAAAATGTCAAAGGTGGGGTGAGTAAGGCAAAGTGGTTATTTGAAACCCAACCTTTGGAGAAAATCAAAGAGTCAGAAGAGGTCATCATTGAAAAGGAAACAATAATAGGTACAGATGTCTCCAGAAAGTGTTGGATGTTTGAAACACAGCCATTAGACATTCTAAAAGAAGTTCCTGATGCAGATCCTCTACAACATGAGGAGATAATAGGGGGTGATGTACAAACTACTAAGCATCTATTTGAAACACTTCCAATTGAGGCATTAAAAGACAGTCCTGATATAGGAAAGCTTCAAAAAATCACTGCCTCTCAAGAAGAAAAAGGGGATGTTAGGCATCAAAAATGGATATTTGAAACCCAACCTCTGGAAGAcattagaaaagataaaaaagagtaCACACGAACAGTGAAACTTGAAGAAGTTGACAGAGGAGATGTGAAGAACTACACACATATCTTTGAATCaaacaatttaattaaatttgatGCATCACATAAAATAGAGGTGGAAGGAGTCACAAGAGGTGCTGTAGAGTTAAATAAATCTCTCTTCGAGACAACACCACTGTATGCCATTCAAGATCCCCTTGGAAAATATCATCAAGTAAAGACAGTCCagcaagaagaaatcataagAGGTGATGTAAGAAGCTGTAGGTGGCTTTTTGAAACAAGGCCCATTGACCAGTTTGATGAAAGCATtcataaatttcaaataattagaGGAATATCTGCTCAAGAAATACAGACTGGAAATGTGAAATCTGCCAAATGGTTGTTTGAAACCCAACCTCTtgattcaattaaatattttagtgatgtggaagaaacagaaagtaaaactgAACAAGCTAGAGATATTATTAAAGGGGATGTCAAAACCTGTAAATGGCTTTTTGAGACCCAGCCAATGGAGTCTCTTTATGAAAAAGTTTCGTTAATGACCAGCAGTGAAGAAATTCATAAGGGAGATGTCAAAACCTGTACTTGGCTCTTTGAAACTCAGCCACTTGATGCCATAAAAGATGACTCTGAAACAAAAGTCAAATTGCAAACTGTAAAACAGGAGGAGATCCAAGGTGGGGATGTTCGTacaacatgttttctttttgagacagaaaatttGGACAGCATACAAGGAGAAGAAGTGAAGGAAATCAAGCCTGTTGAAATGGATATACAAGCTGGAGATGTTTCTAGCATGAGgtataaatttgaaaatcagtCCTTAGATTCCATAAGTTCCAGTTCAGAGGAAGTTTTGAAAAAGAtcaaaaccttaaaaactgaaGATATTCAGAAAGGCAATGTTTTAAATTGTAGGTGGCTTTTTGAAAACCAACCAATTGATAAGATAAAAGAAAGCCAAGAAGGTGATGAATGTGTTAAGACGGTGACAGACATACAAGGTGGCGATGTAAGAAAGGGGtgctttatttttgagactttttCTTTAGATGAGATTAAAGAAGAATCTGACTATATCAGCACCAAGAAAACAATTACTGAAGAAGTAATGCAGGGTGATGTAAAAAGCTACAGAATGCTCTTTGAAACCCAGCCACTCTATGCAATTCAAGACCGAGAAGGGTCCTATCACGAAGTAACCACagttaaaaaagaagaagtaattCATGGAGATGTACGAGGAACAAGGTGGCTTTTTGAAACAAAGCCATTAGACTCTATTAATAAATCAGAAACTGTGTATGTTATTAAAGCTGTCACACAAGAAGACATTCAGAAGGGAGATGTTAGTTCTGTCAGATACAGGTTTGAAACTCAGCCACTGGATCAGATTTCTGAAGAATCACATAATATTGTGCCCACTGTTGACCATATACAAGGTGGCAATGTAAAGACAAGTAAACAATTCTTTGAGTCTGAAAATTTTGATAAGAATAACTATATACGAACAGTAAGTGTCAATGAAATACAAAAGGGCAATGTCAAAACATCTACTTGGCTGTTTGAAACCCACACTATAGATGAACTGAGAGGAGAAGGGTTAGAATATGAAAATATCAAGACAGTCACCCAGGAAGATGTGCAGAAAGGTGATGTTAAGCAGGCTGTGTGGCTTTTTGAAAATCAAACTTTTGATTCTATTATGGAAGCACATAACGGTGTCACAAAAGTGACCAAGGAAGAAATCCCTCCTTCTGATGTCAAAACAACTACGTGGCTCTTTGAAACAACACCACTTCATGAATTTaatgaaaatagaatagaaaagatAGAAATTATTGGCAAGAGCATTAAAAAAACTTTAGAAGATCTCTACTCTCAAAAAGTTATCCAGGCTCCTGGAATCATCATTGAAGCTGATGAAGTTGGGGATGTTCGAATGGCAAAATACAAGCTAATGAACCAAGCATCTCCTGAgatacagaaagaagaaattataaggGCTGATCTCAGAAATATAATGGTGAACCTACTTTCCAAAAGGGACTATACTAAAAGAGAGATTTTGGTTAgtgaagaagagaagggaaatgtTAATTTGACTAAAACTCAATTATTAAACAAATCAACTGAATTTCATGCTGAAAAAGAAGAGATAGTGAAAGGTGATGTACAACATGCAATAAAAAACCTGTTCTCTGAGGAAAGATCTGTAAAGAAAGGCATCTTAATTCAGGAAGATGAAAGAGGAGATATTAACATGACTATCTATTGTCTTCTTCATGAAAATGATGGTGACACAATTGAGCGTGAAGAAGTAATAGGGGGTGATGTCAGACGTACCATTCATAATTTATTATCTTCCACATCAaacaataaaatatctgaaaggGCTAAAATTGATGCCTCAGAGAGGGGAAATGTTCAGTTTTTCACAACCTGCATAGAAGCTGGAGCTTTGGATTATCTCAAACAACTCCATACAGAGTCAAATGAAACATTGACAGCTAAGaaacaagaaggagagaaagaaatcatTGGTGGTGATGTTGAAGGCACAAAACTGTTACTGAAGAAAAGGCAGTCTCTGGTTGAACGTACTGTTAGTGAAACTGACATCATCCCTGGAGATGTGCATAATACAGTTAAGGTTTTTATGACTGAGCCTCAGAGTACACTTGGTAAGATACCCAAAGAAGAGATTATAAAAGGTGATTTGGCATCAACCCTAAATTCCCTCAGCCAGGCTGTAAATCAGAAAACAGtgacaaaaacagaagaaattataaaaggtGACATGCTAGCCACACTCAAGTCACTTAAAGAATCAACCCGTCGATGGAAAGAATCTAAACAGCCTGATGCCATCCCTGGTGATATTGAGAAAGCTATTGAATGCCTTGAAAAAGCTACAAATACAAGGACAGAAATTCTGAAAAAGGAGCTTCTGAAAGATGACCTGGAAACATCATTAAGGTCTTTGAaagaagcacaaagaagtttcaaagaggTAGATAAAGAAGGTGTAATCAAAAAAGATGCTCACGTTGTGATGGCAGGATCCTCAGGAGAGCAGAAAACAGATATTCATCAGGTTGCTGTCCAGAGGAACAAAAATAGTCTTCAGCCAAAGTCAGGACCCTTTGAGCCAGCAGCCGAGTGGCAAGGGGGAGCAGATACTCTCAGTCAAACTATGGGAAAATCTTGTCATGGCAatttagcagaagaaagaactgagGTTAATCTTCCAAAAGCCCCCAAAGGCAGTGTAAAGATTGTCATAGATCGTGAACAAAATAATGATGCTCTGGAGAAAAGCCTTAGAAGACTATCTAATTCACATCATAAatctattaaaaatgttttggaatcaGGAGACAAAATGGGTGTCTGGACTGATATCACAGGAGAACAGCATCTTAGAGATGAATATATGAGCAGACAATTAACTTCAACTGTATCAGTTAAGAATAATCTAAAAACTAAAGAATCAGACAGGGAAGTGAGAGAGCTGAAGAAGGATGATGACTTTAATTCCGTCCAATCTGCTGATAAAACCGTTGGAAAGCAACAGACATATGAACGGAGAAATGACCACCAGAAAACGGAGGCTTTTCATATAAAGAGTCCTAAAAAGAccgaaaatattaaaatattaactgaTACACAAAACTCCAAGCCCAGTCCCACCCAGCATCCAGTCAGCATGCCAGTTGGAGGAACTTACAAGATTTCAGGGGACTTTCAGAAGCAAACTTTGTTaaagcaagaaacaaaatattctaataagaatataaaacaaaagaatataaacttTCAACCAATGTGGCAGCCTTTGCCTGTAGAGCAAGACACAACCAGTGTAACAGAAGTGAAAGtctctgaaaaaaatcacaatacaTTTAAGACAACCAACAAAAAGCAGGAGACTGATGTTCACTGGAAAAGCCAGGACTTTCTAATGAAGACAAATACTTCCACAGACTTAAAAACGGCAATGGAAAGGTCCTTGAGTCCAATCAACTTTAACCCTGAGAATAATGTAAAAGAAAGTGAGTGCCCCCTTCCACCTCcatctccacctcctccaccacctTCTAATGCATCATCTGAAATTgaatttcctcttcctcctccacctcctttaATGATGTTTCCTGAAAAAAATGGGTTTCTTCCTTCACTGTCCACAGAGAAGATAAAGGCTGAATTTGAAAGCTTTCCAGgcctccctcttcctccacctccagTAGATGAGAAATCTGAAAGAGAAAGTCCATCGATGTTtctgccgcctcctcctcctccaactccatctcaaaacccaGCACATCTCCTTTCCTCCTCTGCTCCAGAAAAGCACAGTGGAGCCTTCATGCAACAATATTCCCAAAAAGAAGCCTCAAACTCTCAGAATTCTCAGGCTAAAATCATAACAGGAAAATCAGGTGTGTTGCCACCTCCCACATTGCCCAAACCCAAACTTCCCAAGCATATAAAAGATAATAAGAACCATTTCTCCCCCAAAGTTGAATTGACAAACTCCCTGTCAGATATGGAATGTAAAATTACTACCTCAAAGGAtcaaaaaaaagtaatgatgATGACCAGCAGTGAACACATAGAGACAAAGCAGAACGTTATTAGTAAGAGTCTtgatgaaagaaaacaattatttgttgaCTCTGCaaactgtctctcacacacagTTCCAGGAACTTCAGCACCCAAGAAAAAACAGATTGCACCTCTTATAAAATCTCATTCATTTCCAGAGAGTTCAGGACAACAAAGTCCAAAACCTTATATGAGAAAATTTAAGACACCTTTAATGATTGCTGAAGAAAAATATAGACAACAAAAAGAAGAacttgaaaaacagaaacaggagAGTTCTTACTACAACATTGTTAAAACTGAAAGCCAAAATCAACACATATCAGAGGTGGAAAAGGAAATGCCATTACGAAAAACCAATGAGGAGGTTTCCGTATCTGGAATCGATTCAGAGCGCACTGTGGTTCAACCCAACCCAGGCTCTCAAAGTAATGCTCAGGTACTAGGAGTGTGTTCTGATAACCAGCTCTCCACAACATCGCCAGTGACAGTCACTGCCAAGAGGCTCCACCATGTTTTAGCAGCCTCAGAAGACAAAGataagatgaaaaaggaagtttTACAAAGCGCAAGGGACATTATGCAATCCAAATCAGCTTGTGAAATTAAACAAAGTCACCAAGAATGTAGTACCCAACAAACACAACAGAATCAGTATTTGGAGCAGTTGCACTTGCCCCAAAGCAAACCAATTTCCCCAAATTTCAAAGTTAAAACCATCAAGCTTCCAACTCTAGATCATACATTAAATGAAACAGACCACAGCTATGAAAGTCATAAACAGCAATCTGAGGTTGATGTTCAAACCTTTGCCAAACAACAATATCTGGAAACCAAGAAAACTGAAGCAAGCACTGAATGTAGTCATAAGCAATCTCTGGCTGAAAGACATTACCAGCTACCtaagaaggagaaaagagtgaCAATAAAATTGCCTACAGAATCCATACAGAAGAACCATGAAGATAAGCTCCAGATAGTTCCTGGGAAGCAAGAAGAATTTGCGGGATCTGACAGAGGGAAACTTCCaggaagtgaagaaaaaaataagggacCATCAATGATTAGTCGAAAAGAAGAGAGATtaataactgaaagaaaacaagaagtttTGAAGAATAAATCAGCACCAAAGGTCGTTAAGCAAAAGGTTATTGATGCACATCTTGATTCACAGACTCAAAATTTTCAGCAAACACAAATACAGACCTCTGAAAGTAAAGCTGAACATAAAAAATGGCCCCAGCCATATAATAGTCTGCAGGAAGAAAAATGTCTCCAAGTCAAGGGCATACAACAGAAACAAGTCTTCTCTAATACTAAAGATTCAAAGCAAGAGATTACACAGAACAAATCTTTCTTTTCCGCTGTGAAAGAATCCCAGCAGGATGATGGAAAATGTGCCGTAAATATAGTGGAATTCTTGAGAAAACGTGAAGAACTACAACAGATTTTGTCTAGAGTAAAACAGTTTGAAGCAGAGCCAAATAAAAGTGGCCTTAAAACATTTCAGACACTGTTAAATACTATCCCAGGATGGCTGAtaagtgaagaaaagagagaatatgcAGTTCACATTGCCATGGagaataatttagaaaaagtaaaagaagaaataacacatATTAAAACTCAAGCGGAAGATATGCTTGTGTCCTATGAAAATATAATTCAGACAGCCATGATGTCCTCCAAAACAGGAAAATCGGGCAATAAACCCACTAGTCTTGATGAAGCATCATCCAAAGTATCTAATGTTCATGtcagcaataataaaaatagtgaacagaaagaaaataaaattgccaaAGAGAAAACAGGACAGCACCAAGTAGCAGCTCATCGTGAAGCAGCTGTTCACAGTCACGTGAAAACCCATCAGGAAATTAAACTCGATGAGAGCAACATTCCTCCTCCCTCTTTAAAAACACGCCCACCGTCACCAACTTTTATCACAATAGAGTCTACTGTCCGACGAACGGAAACGCCTACTAAGGACGAGCTTTCTCAGTCCCCCAAAAAGGACAGTTATGTTGAACCCCCGCCAAGAAGACCCATGTCGCAAACATCTGAAATTCACAGAGCAAACACTTCCCCTTCTCCACCTAGGAGTCGCTCTGAACAACTCGTCAGACTCAAAGACACCACTGCAAAGTTATCCAAAGGGGCCATCCCATGTCCAGCGGTCACCCCGGTTCCaattgtagagaagaggtctgaAATCATCATGTCTCCTGCAACACTTCGTCGTCAAATTAAGATAGAAACTCGTGGTAGGGACTCTCCACCTACAATCACAATACCAGTAAATATACATCATACTCCTAGTGGTTCCTCCAGAGAATCTATGGAAGCTcaagaggaaatcaggaaagtgGAGAAAAGGGCTACTTACGTTCACAATGCTGGACTCAATTCCACTGATCCCATAGTGCCCGACACTGAAAGCTATGATGCAGTTGAAATCATCCGCAAGGTTGAAGTGCCTCCTCGCCGCTCAGAGCACACACAGAGATATGAAGCAGCCAACCGCACTGTTCAAATGGCTGAAAATTTCGTGAATGACcgtgaaaatgaaataaacagatgGTTCAGGGAATTTGAGCATGGCCCAGTTTCTGAAGCAAAGTCAAACAGAAGAGTTTATGCAAATGGAGAAACAAACCATAATATACAACAAGAAAGTCATACGTTTTGTCAGGAGGAATTTGGATTAACGTCTTTAGGAAACACGAGTTTTACAGATTTTTCTTGCAAACATCCTAGAGAGCTGCAAGAAAAGATTCCTGTTAAACAGCCCAGGATCTGCTCTGAAACAAGGTCCCTAAGTGAACATTTCTCAGGCATGGATGCATTTGAGAGTCAAATTGTTGAGTCAAAAATGAAAACCTCTTCATCACATAGCTCAGAAGCTGGCAAATCTGGCTGTGACTTCAAGCATGCCCCACCAACCTACGAGGATGTCATTGCTGGACATATTTTAGATATCTCTGATTCACCCAAAGAAGtcagaaaaaattttcaaaagacgTGGCAGGAGAGTGGAAGAGTTTTTAAAAGCCTGGGATATGCAACTTCAGATTCTTCTGCAACTGAGATGAGAACTGCCTTCCAAGAGGAATCTGCATTTATAAGTG